A single genomic interval of Spinacia oleracea cultivar Varoflay chromosome 6, BTI_SOV_V1, whole genome shotgun sequence harbors:
- the LOC110788175 gene encoding nuclear transport factor 2, translating to MAAGSASAFEVGSYFITKYYHVLKESPEYSHQFYNNSSTLTRVDGDDTQTVSTILDIHTVLTSLNVSGVEVTKLNCQDSLNGGILLIVSGVVRSGNFSGKRRFTQAFFLAPQETGFYVLNDILQFNEEVLVNQHPVPEVPEIKVDSEIPASSPRFEHPGSNFELEQETREYVNSIPIEEDTPVDKYSLPDEEQHEEPHVETIVEEAPVEQPAPLESAVNHMNYVEDPISAPADEPVGEPPKLSYASILRASKGQSSHPIVSQPNVRPRVSPPSEQHQKVQPNAPQLNASASSFVPEAASTGADEGSVQEGDQTSVYVRSLPSSVTTADLEKEFKKFGRVKPNGVFIKHLSDVGVCYAFVEFEDNSSAQNAIKNSPIEFLGRQVHIDPRKSGGNSSSRGGAVARGRGRGRGSYLNNTTRGRGGVRNTGRGSGNGFY from the exons ATGGCGGCTGGTTCTGCCTCTGCCTTCGAG GTTGGTTCGTACTTTATTACGAAATATTATCATGTGCTTAAGGAATCGCCGGAGTACTCTCATCAGTTTTACAATAATTCAAGTACCTTGACTCGAGTTGATGGGGATGATACGCAGACTGTTTCAACTATATTG GATATTCATACAGTACTTACTTCTCTAAATGTCAGTGGAGTTGAAGTGACGAAATTAAATTGCCAAGATTCTTTGAATGGTGGCATTCTGCTTATTGTATCAGGCGTAGTGAGGTCCGGAAACTTCAGTGGCAAGAGGAGGTTTACACAGGCCTTCTTCTTAGCTCCCCAGGAGACTGGTTTTTATGTCTTAAATGATATTCTTCAGTTTAATGAAGAGGTCCTAGTTAACCAGCATCCAGTGCCAGAAGTACCGGAAATCAAGGTTGATTCTGAAATACCTGCATCCAGTCCTCGCTTTGAGCATCCAG GGTCTAATTTTGAGTTGGAGCAAGAGACGAGGGAGTATGTGAATTCAATTCCTATTGAAGAAGATACCCCTGTAGACAAATATAGCCTTCCCGATGAAGAGCAACATGAAGAGCCTCATGTAGAAACCATTGTCGAGGAGGCCCCTGTTGAACAACCGGCTCCGCTTGAAAGTGCGGTGAATCATATGAACTATGTGGAAGACCCGATATCTGCTCCAGCTGATGAGCCTGTTGGGGAGCCACCCAAACTATCATATGCTTCAATC CTGCGAGCATCGAAAGGGCAATCCTCACATCCAATTGTTTCTCAACCTAATGTAAGGCCTCGCGTCTCACCACCATCAGAGCAGCATCAGAAGGTGCAACCAAATGCTCCACAATTAAACGCATCAGCGTCGTCATTTGTTCCCGAGGCAGCTAGTACTGGGGCTGATGAAGGTTCTGTTCAAGAAG GGGATCAGACGTCTGTCTATGTGAGGAGCTTGCCATCAAGTGTTACTACTGCTGATCTTGAGAAGGAGTTCAAAAAGTTTGGTAGAGTCAAACCCAACGGAGTATTCATTAAGCATCTCTCG GATGTTGGAGTTTGCTATGCATTTGTCGAATTCGAAGACAATTCTAGTGCTCAAAATGCAATCAAG AATTCTCCTATAGAGTTTCTTGGTAGACAAGTTCATATTGATCCGAGGAAATCAGGCGGAAACAGCAGTTCACGTGGTGGAG CTGTAGCTAGAGGCAGAGGCAGAGGCCGAGGTAGCTACCTAAATAACACAACAAGAGGACGTGGTGGGGTCAGAAACACTGGACGAGGCTCAGGCAATGGCTTCTACTAA
- the LOC110788168 gene encoding uncharacterized protein — MMLIRSTSTPILGSLLSSCSESPNHGGNLSEFNSPNHINTKLSFHQPYTSPLNLIPPSSSPFSKSSPSINAEFTPEGSHHIHGSPINTIRRAQSEGNLEGLAYNSFDEFNHSTPTKKFPRKPPSCKVLQTIPSFSMSRSNRRYEDGEEEEEEEEESYEEGVEERSGDLSLEKTMAFMNNLRLQERYLNVQEESENVPSKMHLARGLGVFTDGGGYNIGGGNGGTGQNKHKPVGYGDNGRDGASMAEYYKKMVEDNPGNPLLLRNYAEFLYKSKKDLEKAEEYYSRAILMDPGDGEILSQYAQLIWELHGDDERALSYFQRAVQVSPENSHIMAAYANFLWETEEDNNNVCTKLPARHQNAIVAAMT; from the exons ATGATGCTTATTAGAAGCACTTCCACCCCTATTCTTGGCTCACTTCTATCGTCGTGCTCGGAATCTCCCAACCACGGCGGCAACCTCTCCGAGTTCAACTCTCCGAACCACATAAACACCAAGTTATCCTTCCACCAACCATATACATCTCCTCTGAACCTTATCCccccatcatcatcaccattctCCAAGTCCTCTCCTTCCATTAATGCCGAATTCACACCCGAGGGCTCTCATCATATTCATGGCTCTCCAATCAACACAATCCGAAGAGCACAATCAGAGGGAAACTTGGAAGGGTTAGCCTACAACAGTTTTGATGAATTCAACCATTCTACCCCAACCAAGAAGTTTCCAAGGAAACCCCCCAGCTGCAAAGTTTTGCAAACCATCCCTTCCTTCTCGATGTCCAGATCAAATAGGCGGTATGAAGATggcgaggaggaggaggaggaagaggaagaaagTTATGAAGAAGGCGTAGAAGAAAGAAGCGGGGATTTAAGCTTAGAGAAAACCATGGCATTCATGAACAATTTAAGGTTACAAGAAAGGTACCTTAATGTTCAAGAAGAAAGTGAAAATGTGCCCTCAAAGATGCACCTTGCACGGGGTCTTGGAGTGTTTACCGATGGCGGTGGCTATAACATCGGAGGAGGCAATGGTGGAACTGgacaaaataaacataaaccAGTAGGTTATGGAGATAATGGAAGAGATGGGGCTAGCATGGCAGAATACTACAAGAAGATGGTTGAAGATAATCCTGGAAATCCATTGCTCTTGAGAAACTATGCTGAGTTCCTGTATAAG TCTAAGAAGGACCTCGAAAAGGCGGAGGAATATTACTCTCGAGCAATACTAATGGATCCTGGAGATGGTGAGATCCTTTCACAGTACGCCCAGCTAATTTGGGAGCTACATGGTGATGATGAACGAGCATTAAGCTACTTCCAAAGAGCTGTTCAGGTTTCCCCAGAAAACAG TCATATCATGGCAGCATATGCTAATTTTCTTTGGGAAACAGAAGAAGATAATAATAATGTATGCACAAAACTACCAGCTCGTCATCAGAACGCCATTGTCGCTGCAATGACATAG
- the LOC110788156 gene encoding probable inactive receptor kinase At1g27190: MLFNFLGIILISMMKKKLQNSDLPTFLILLFSLLTLSLSAEDDVKCLQGVKSALNDPQGKLNSWDFRNSSSSFVCKFVGATCWNDKENRLITLQLRDFQLSGEIPDSLEFCTSIQNLDLSGNSLTGTIPANICSWLPFLVTLDLSANKLSGNIPPDLGKCEYLNRLDLSDNHLSGSIPEQLSNLNRLKSFSVAGNGLSGPIPESLAHFDRDEFEGNSGLCGRPIGSSCNGLSKKNLAIIIAAGVFGAAASLLFGFGLWWWYFSRANRRRKEGYGLGRGDDGTWIDRLRAHKLTQVTLFQKPLVKVKLSDLLAATNNFSAESVMISTRMGTTYNAMLPDGSTLAIKRLNTCNLSEKLFKTEMNRLGKLRHPNLVPLLGYCLVEDEKLLVYKYLSNGTLCSVLHGKTIELDWPARFRICLGAARGLAWLHHGVEPPHLHQNISSNVILLDEDLDARIIDFGLARLVSASTSRNESSFVNGDLGEFGYIAPEYSSTMVASLKGDVYAFGVVVLELVTGRKPLEVSAVEEGFKGNLVDWANHLSSSGRTMEAIDKDIRGRGYDNDIVQVFRIASNCIVSRPKDRCSMLQVYDSLNSMTEDHPSEQYDDFPLIFGRQDMD, encoded by the coding sequence ATGCTTTTTAATTTTCTGGGTATCATCTTAATTTCaatgatgaagaagaagctgcaAAATTCAGATCTACCCACTTTTTTAAtcctccttttctctctccttactcTTTCTCTATCAGCTGAAGATGATGTAAAGTGCCTTCAAGGCGTAAAATCTGCCTTAAATGACCCACAAGGTAAGCTTAATTCATGGGACTTCAGAAATTCTTCATCTTCTTTTGTCTGCAAATTTGTGGGTGCTACTTGTTGGAATGACAAAGAAAATCGACTAATTACTCTTCAACTTAGAGATTTTCAGCTTTCTGGGGAAATTCCAGATTCTCTTGAGTTTTGTACTAGCATTCAGAATCTTGATCTCTCTGGTAATTCCCTTACTGGGACTATCCCTGCTAATATCTGTTCATGGCTTCCTTTTTTGGTGACTTTAGATTTGTCTGCTAATAAGTTATCTGGGAATATTCCACCTGATCTTGGCAAATGTGAGTATTTGAATAGGCTTGATTTGTCTGATAATCATTTATCTGGAAGTATTCCTGAACAATTATCCAATTTGAACCGGTTAAAGTCCTTTTCTGTTGCTGGGAATGGATTATCTGGGCCGATTCCTGAGTCATTGGCACATTTCGATAGGGATGAGTTTGAAGGGAATAGTGGGTTGTGTGGGAGACCAATTGGGTCGAGCTGCAATGGGCTGAGCAAGAAGAATTTGGCGATTATCATTGCAGCCGGTGTTTTCGGGGCAGCTGCGTCGTTGTTGTTTGGGTTCGGGTTGTGGTGGTGGTATTTTTCAAGGGCGAACAGGAGGAGGAAAGAAGGGTATGGGCTTGGTAGGGGTGATGATGGTACTTGGATTGATAGGTTGAGAGCTCATAAGCTTACTCAGGTTACTTTGTTTCAAAAACCACTTGTTAAAGTTAAATTGTCTGATTTGTTGGCTGCTACCAACAATTTCAGTGCAGAGTCTGTGATGATCTCGACTAGGATGGGAACTACTTATAATGCTATGTTGCCTGATGGTTCTACTTTGGCAATTAAGCGTCTTAATACGTGTAATTTGAGTGAAAAACTGTTTAAGACGGAGATGAATAGGTTGGGAAAGCTTAGGCATCCGAATTTAGTGCCGTTGTTGGGTTACTGTCTTGTAGAAGATGAGAAGCTTTTGGTTTATAAGTACTTGTCTAATGGGACGTTGTGTTCTGTTCTTCATGGTAAAACGATAGAATTGGATTGGCCAGCGAGGTTCAGAATCTGTTTAGGTGCTGCAAGAGGGCTTGCTTGGCTCCATCATGGAGTGGAGCCgcctcatttgcaccaaaataTAAGTTCAAATGTGATACTTCTTGATGAAGATTTGGATGCTAGGAtaattgattttgggttagcAAGACTTGTTTCTGCCTCAACATCGAGGAATGAGAGCAGTTTTGTGAACGGGGACTTGGGAGAATTCGGGTATATAGCACCAGAGTACTCAAGCACCATGGTGGCATCACTTAAAGGAGACGTTTATGCATTTGGTGTAGTTGTTTTGGAATTAGTGACAGGGCGAAAGCCATTAGAAGTGAGTGCTGTAGAAGAAGGGTTCAAGGGCAACTTGGTAGATTGGGCGAATCACCTATCAAGCTCAGGTAGAACAATGGAAGCCATCGATAAAGATATACGTGGTAGAGGTTATGACAATGATATTGTTCAGGTATTCAGAATTGCATCAAATTGTATAGTTTCTCGACCAAAGGATAGATGTTCGATGCTTCAGGTTTATGATTCACTAAACAGCATGACTGAAGACCATCCTTCTGAGCAATATGATGACTTCCCATTGATATTTGGAAGACAGGATATGGATTAG